The following coding sequences are from one Paraburkholderia caballeronis window:
- a CDS encoding sigma-54-dependent Fis family transcriptional regulator → MTRRPVPPASAARTDAIAQAHARSRELGLRASEAPDFQPLRDNELRGLIDCNHTLYSEALPVLEALHAQIVDTQSMVLLTDRNGVILHSLGDSDFVEKARRVALRPGVSWAESHRGTNAIGTALVDGRPTTVHADEHFLHANRILTCSCAPIADPYGRTLGALDVSGDSRGFHKHTLALVRMSAQMIENHLFATEFADAIRLQFHARAEFIGTLYEGLAAFAADGALLCANRSALFQFGEPLATLQQRRFASLFGMPFPALLQRLVHAPGETLTLTLPSGVRVIARGTPGPLRTAATISLAGQSARSATQEPPAAPAARRAPPVTLADLDTGDARMSAVLQRVAKVRGRDIPVLVLGRTGTGKEWLARALHHDSPRRDAPFVALNCAALPDTLIEAELFGYEDGAFTGAKRRGNTGKIAQAHGGTLFLDEIGDMPLAQQVRLMRVLQERAVVPLGGTTAVPVDLRIVCATHRDLHAMIADGTFREDLYYRINGLSVTLPPLCERTDLATLVERVLADVRRDTPLAPARISDAVRACFERCRWPGNLRQLANVLRTAAIMAEGADAIDIEHLPDDLLRDCDAANSMPVQRTGTPPPTVAAARPTRLHDWQAALIDDALARHRGNVSATARELGLARNTVYRHLKPRR, encoded by the coding sequence GTGACCCGACGTCCTGTCCCGCCCGCATCGGCGGCCCGCACGGACGCGATCGCGCAGGCTCACGCGCGGTCGCGCGAACTGGGGCTGCGCGCGTCCGAAGCGCCCGACTTCCAGCCGCTGCGCGACAACGAGCTGCGCGGCCTGATCGACTGCAATCACACGCTGTACAGCGAGGCGCTGCCGGTATTGGAGGCGCTGCACGCGCAGATCGTCGACACCCAGAGCATGGTGCTGCTGACCGACCGCAACGGCGTGATCCTGCACAGCCTCGGCGACAGCGATTTCGTCGAGAAGGCGCGGCGGGTCGCGCTGCGTCCGGGCGTGTCGTGGGCCGAGAGCCATCGCGGCACGAACGCGATCGGCACCGCGCTCGTGGACGGCCGGCCGACCACCGTCCACGCGGACGAACACTTCCTGCACGCGAACCGCATCCTCACCTGCTCGTGCGCGCCGATCGCCGATCCGTACGGCCGCACGCTCGGCGCGCTCGACGTGAGCGGCGACTCGCGCGGCTTCCACAAGCACACGCTTGCGCTCGTGCGGATGTCGGCGCAGATGATCGAGAACCATCTGTTCGCGACCGAATTCGCCGACGCCATCCGCCTGCAGTTCCATGCGCGCGCCGAGTTCATCGGCACGCTGTACGAAGGGCTGGCCGCGTTCGCGGCGGACGGCGCGCTGCTGTGCGCGAACCGCAGCGCGCTGTTCCAGTTCGGCGAGCCGCTCGCGACGCTCCAGCAACGCCGCTTCGCGTCGCTGTTCGGGATGCCGTTTCCGGCGCTGCTGCAACGGCTCGTGCATGCGCCCGGCGAGACGCTGACGCTCACGCTGCCGAGCGGCGTGCGCGTGATCGCGCGCGGCACGCCGGGTCCGCTGCGGACCGCCGCCACGATTTCGCTCGCGGGTCAGAGCGCGCGCAGCGCCACGCAGGAGCCACCCGCCGCGCCGGCTGCGCGCCGCGCGCCGCCAGTCACGCTCGCCGACCTCGACACCGGCGACGCGCGGATGAGCGCCGTGCTCCAGCGCGTCGCGAAAGTGCGCGGCCGCGACATCCCCGTGCTCGTGCTCGGCCGCACCGGCACCGGCAAGGAATGGCTCGCGCGGGCGCTGCATCACGACTCGCCGCGCCGCGACGCGCCGTTCGTCGCGCTGAACTGCGCGGCGCTGCCGGACACGCTGATCGAAGCGGAACTGTTCGGCTACGAGGACGGCGCGTTCACCGGCGCGAAGCGGCGCGGCAATACGGGCAAGATCGCGCAGGCGCACGGCGGCACGCTGTTCCTCGACGAAATCGGCGACATGCCGCTCGCGCAGCAGGTGCGGCTGATGCGCGTGCTTCAGGAACGGGCGGTCGTGCCGCTCGGCGGGACGACCGCCGTGCCGGTCGATCTGCGGATCGTCTGCGCGACGCACCGCGACCTGCACGCGATGATCGCCGACGGCACGTTCCGCGAGGACCTGTATTACCGGATCAACGGCCTCTCGGTCACGCTGCCGCCGCTTTGCGAACGCACCGATCTCGCGACGCTCGTCGAGCGCGTCCTCGCGGACGTGCGCCGCGACACGCCGCTCGCACCCGCGCGGATCTCGGACGCGGTGCGCGCCTGCTTCGAACGCTGCCGGTGGCCGGGCAACCTGCGGCAGCTCGCGAACGTGCTGCGGACCGCCGCGATCATGGCCGAAGGCGCGGACGCGATCGACATCGAGCATCTGCCAGACGACCTGCTGCGCGATTGCGATGCCGCGAATTCGATGCCCGTGCAACGGACCGGCACGCCCCCGCCGACGGTTGCCGCCGCGCGGCCGACGCGTCTGCACGACTGGCAGGCCGCGCTGATCGACGATGCGCTCGCGCGCCATCGCGGCAACGTCTCCGCCACGGCGCGCGAACTCGGGCTCGCGCGCAACACCGTCTATCGGCACCTGAAGCCGCGCCGCTAG